In one window of Fimbriimonadaceae bacterium DNA:
- a CDS encoding DsbA family protein: MKPGTDRMVVLVIVFFASWWAFVPLNAWPTEPATDSDPPTGPALERIIERYIRTHPEVIEQSLQALENKRAAEEQERQKAAIATHQQELLNDPNSPISGNRTGDITVVEFFDYRCGYCKRAASALTELQQRDTGIRVVYKDFPILGETSELAAKAALASHLQGKHQAFHEALLATKEDLTKEQLFRIAESTGLDVERLDRDLNRPEWHTVIDRNRNLAKLLGISGTPAFIVGTELVPGAMDLKMLENLVAQVRGK, translated from the coding sequence ATGAAACCGGGCACCGATCGCATGGTCGTGTTGGTGATAGTGTTTTTCGCCTCATGGTGGGCCTTTGTTCCCTTAAACGCCTGGCCGACTGAACCGGCCACCGATTCCGATCCCCCGACAGGACCGGCGCTGGAACGGATCATCGAGCGCTACATTCGGACACATCCTGAAGTCATCGAACAGTCCTTACAGGCGCTGGAGAACAAACGGGCGGCTGAGGAGCAAGAACGGCAGAAAGCCGCAATTGCGACCCACCAGCAAGAGTTGCTCAACGATCCGAACTCCCCGATCAGCGGAAACCGAACCGGGGACATCACCGTCGTGGAATTTTTCGATTATCGCTGCGGGTATTGCAAACGAGCGGCTTCCGCGCTGACCGAGCTGCAACAACGGGATACCGGCATCCGTGTCGTCTATAAAGACTTTCCGATTCTTGGCGAGACGTCCGAACTGGCCGCCAAAGCAGCGTTGGCCTCACATCTGCAAGGGAAACACCAGGCGTTTCATGAGGCTCTGCTGGCCACGAAAGAAGACCTTACCAAAGAGCAGCTGTTTCGCATCGCCGAATCGACGGGGTTGGATGTCGAGCGCCTGGACAGAGATCTCAACAGACCAGAGTGGCACACCGTGATCGATCGCAACCGGAATCTCGCGAAGCTCCTGGGTATCAGCGGGACACCGGCGTTTATCGTCGGCACGGAGTTGGTACCGGGTGCCATGGATTTGAAGATGCTGGAAAACCTGGTGGCTCAGGTACGCGGAAAGTAA